The genome window AAAACGATTACCTCAGTCTTTGTTTCTGCCTATTGTAAGCTGCTCTGGATAAAAGTTTCCTATGTCAACATCGACAACATTCGCTAACTATGCACTTCAATATGTCCCCTACCATCAGTCTGTCTAGGGATTAGCAGTAGTATGGGAGAAGGGGGTAAAATGGAGAGTCCTGGTTGGGGAAAACGTTTGGCAGAATGTTACTGTTGCCAGTTAAAGGGCACACTTAGATGCACGTTGCAGAACTgcttgctaaaattctaatagttataATTTGTGACaaaaagcaagtatagtgtagagcatcattgtaccatctaaaccactgcgaAATATATTTCCAATAACCacatattgtattttcagttttGAAGCTGGTGTAGAAAACCAAACGTAAAATAGTTGATTTCAATGAGAATTacataactcacatttctatgtgaatttggtctgtGTACCCAAAAACGTACAAATGACAGCATTAACTAATTTATGCAACACTGTTCTAAATATAGATATAATACCAGCCACCTTGTCACTGTGCTCTAATACAGGATTTCCCAAACTCAGGCctggtgcacgttttgttttttgccctagcactacacagctgattcaaatgatgaaCTCATCAAGCTTTGGtggtttgaatcagctgtgtagtgttagggcaaaaacctaAATGTGCACCCAAggaggggccccaggaccgagtttgggaaaccctgctctagtGGGCCtacatcagggatgggcaactccagtcctcgggagCCTAGTTGGTGTCACACTCTTgctccagctaacacacctgactccaataatcaactaatcatgatcttcagtttagattGCAATTtgtttaaatcagctgtgtttgaTAGGGATGGGGTGGAAAGTGTGACACAACTCTggcccctgaggactggagttgccctcCCTGGCCTACATGCTACACTGTGTAATGTATGTACTGTGTTGTCTGTGCGCCTCAGTGTGGACAACAGTGAGTATATGAGGAATGGAGACTTCCTCCCCACCAGACTTCAGGCTCAGCAAGATGCTGTCAACATTGTGTGTCACTCCAAGACACGCAGCAACCCAGAGAACAATGTGGGCCTCATCACCATGGCCAAGtaaggagctgtgtgtgtgagatgtgtcTTTGTGCTTATCCTACGGTCGCAACAAAAAAATTAAACATTCATCATTTAGATATTACAGGATGCCTGGATACTTGTGATTTTATTTTTAGTGATTGAGTGTAAGAAATGTGTAGTAACTATTGTTCTCTGCGCAGTAACTGTGAGGTGCTGACCACGTTGACTGCAGACGCGGGGAGGATACTGTCTAAACTGCACGCTGTCCAGCCCCGTGGAAACATCAGCTTCTGCACAGGCATCAGAGTGGCACATGTATGTATACTACACAATAATACAATACAATTTCATCTTATTGTATGTCATGACACTAAACcctgtgtcctctcctctcccagttgGCTCTGAAGCACAGACAGGGGAAGAACCACAAGATGCGTATAATTGCCTTTGTGGGCAGCCCAGTGGAGGACAACGAAAAGGATGTGAGTGTTCTATCAATGCAGTGTGTGGCGTGTGTTGATAACTGCATGCATGTCCCCTCTGACATCATTTCCTGTCACATTCTCTCTAGCTGGTGAAAATGGCAAAGCGTCTAAAGAAAGAGAAAGTCAGTGTGGACATCATTAACTTTGGAGAGGAGGTACCAAATATCTTACCTAATATTTATCTGGTCTCATTATTTCTTTATAGGCATCACTGTCTCCCTTATATAAACTCCTTTTGGTCTCCAGGAGGTGAACACAGAAAAGCTGACGGCCTTCATCAACACTCTGAATGGGAAGGAAGGAGCAGGGTCCCACCTTGTGACAGTGCCTCCAGGCCCCAGTCTGGCTGATGCCCTGCTGTCCTCTCCTATCCTTGCTGGGGAGGGAGGAGCCATGCTTGGCCTGGGGTCCAGTGACTTTGAGTTTGGAGTGGACCCCAGTGCAGACCCAGAGCTGGCACTGGTGAGAGGGGAGGACTAGATGGGTTGATCATCCTCTCTCACTCTTGTTTTTACGCTTTCTAGTTCTCTCTCATTGCCTCTTTTTTGGATGATTATTATCGTATACTACAATCTTCCTCCTTTGAACTTTTTCTGCACTCTGTGCCTTCTCCAGGCTCTGAGGGTGTCTATGGAGGAGCAGAGACAGAGGCAGGAGGATGAGACTCGCAGGGCAGCAGTGGTGTCTGCTGCTGAGGCCGGGGTTCCCTCGCCTACCGCTGACGGTGACACAAATACACAACTCTCCATCTACACCCTGTACACATAACTATAACCCTCCACCTACAAACTAATCACTCATCTATAACTGGCAACCAACCAATGCCTATACACcattatctctctcccctctctgtactTGGATCTTCCCTGGAGGGAGGCACTGCATATGGGGGACTAAACCGTTAACCTCCTCCTGTTCCAGAGTCAGACGAAGCTCTGCTGAAGATGTCAGTCCCCCAGGCTGACACGGCCACGCCCGCTATGCCCGACTTCAGCCGCATGACAGAGGACGAGCAGATTGCCTACGCCCTACAGATGTCCATGCAGGGTGGAGGTCAGTGACATACACCTGTTATAACCAGCCATAGCCAGTTATAACATGGCACAGTCAGTCTAACATCTGTCCTATCCTACCCAGCAGAGTTTGGTGCAGAGTCAATGGACATGGACACAGGAGCCCCTGTAGACTCAGAGGGTGCTAAGGTACGGCCAACTCTCACACACCACTGAGATGAAAGTGTACATGTGTAGCGGACATACCCGCTTGTTACACATGCTCAAAGGCTCTTGTTTTTCTAGCGTATGTTAATCTCTctctgcaggatgaggaggactaTGATGTGATGCAGGACCCAGAGTTCCTCCAGAGTGTCCTGGAGAACCTACCGGGTGTCGACCCCAATAACGAGGCCATCCGGAATGCCATGGGCTCGCTGGCCTCACAGACAGGATCCAAACCTGACAGCAAGAAAGACAAAGACGATGAGAAGAAGAAATGAACATTTACACAGTAAACATAATAGATACCCTGGCGTTGACCTGTTGACAATGGCTCCTTTAATATAATAGTTGTGCaaactgtaacctcaaatgacctCTAGGTTTTTTTTGTATCCCATACTCAAACAGTTGAACAGGGCTTTCTTTATCTTTGTTGTGTCAAGGTTAATGATGCAtgttgcctttaaaaaaaataaaaagtttgtACTAAAGTGGGACCTTATATCAACCCAAGCACATTCAGTAAGTGTACATTTATGTCCTGATAATAAATAAATTTACATAATTCAAGAGAACACCTCGGCTGGTTGTGGAATTTTGTGCCAATGTTGACATGCTGTACACATACTCCTAAAGAGGGGATTGATGTCTACACAACAGATGTGGTGGAATATGGACTTGACATTTAGTATAAAAATGTCAGATAAACATTGAATTTATTGCAAACTATCCCTGTGTAACTAGGTCTTTCTGAAAAGCCATGCTTTGTGAAACACAAAAGATGCATTGTCTAAATTTTGTCCCTGCAACACCACAAATGCAACAAAAGCATGCCCTTGGCTTTGGACGACATTGCGACATAAAGGTTATTTGATTGTACCACTGCCATTTTCAGGAAATGATAGCCAACACTCGCCAGAGCAAGAACAAGGCATTACAATATAACACGTATGTACGGCAGGAGTGTGGAAAACAGCTGGCAAATTGCATACACATCAGCTTCCAAAGTCGACACGTTATGAACCTGGCAGGACCTATCTCCCCCGTCGTTTCTGGTGACGAATAACTCATGCGTCAAAAAGGAAAGTCGGGAACCGAAGAGCCAGGTAAACAAACCACATTTCCTTCACATTTAAAACTAGATATACATTTCTGCTTGTCACATATACCCGTATAAGCCACTTATTCAAATGAATGTCCTTAAATAATTTCCAATTGTAAGGTTTAAATACCTGAAAAGCAGGCGTTAAAAGGCTTCCTTGCGTTGACGACGACGTAGAAAattctagctagctaagtaatgtTAGCTACGCTAGCTGGTCGGGGCAATGCTAGAAGGGAACGTAACTAGTTAGTGTATGTGTGCCGAGGTGGTTGACAGCTCAGTGTGGTAGCGAGCTACATAACTGAATACACAGTCTGTCTGATAACGATAAAATATCCACATTTTGTGTTCTCGCAAACTCAGCGAGAATAGCTAGCTAGTACAGCTGCACTGCATGAAGCATGTGCAACAAGGGGAGAATAACGCTGTCTGAAAACTAGGCCTAGCTATCGGTCTTGCTAGCTGCCATTGCTGTACTAACTTGTTAACATTAGCTCAGTAGCCAGTTTACACGAGGGCAGTAGGGGAACTTGAACTTTCAAATAAGTTTCTAACTTCCAAATAAAGTGGTTGCTTCTAACTGCTAACTCATTCAACAAGTTTGCCAGGTTTGAGGTTTATTGGGATCTAGTAATTTACTTACATAGCTACCTGAAATATAGGCTATTCAACATTGCAGTTCAACATTATGATGATGCACGTTCAAAACAGTAAGTCACAACTACTTTGTCATGAATTATCAAGATTCATAGTATTCGGTCCTGCCTCAGGCTTTGGTTGGGTTGGGGACAACAGTGTTTATTTCTCACTCCTGTGTGTCAGTTCTGCAGGTTTTGTAATCCGGGAATGGGGGACATGAAAACCCCAGATTTCGACGACTTGTTGGCAGCCTTCGACATTCCAGACATCGATGCCAAAGAGGCCATCCAGTCTGCGCCGGAAGAGGGTGGGGAGGGGTCAGGGAAGGTTGGGGGCAGCGTGTCGGGGGCCGGGGTTCCCTCGCCAAGACCTTCCAGCCCCACTGACTCCCCTCCCAACTCCCAAAGTGAGCCTCCAGTGGTCAGTGTGATTGTTAAGAACAGGGTGAGGCCTGACTCCTATGAAGAGACTGAGGAGTCAGATGAAGAGGATGGGGACAGCCCTGGGGGCAGTGGGACAGACCCTGAGGTGGAGACTGGGATGGGAGTCAAGGGGGGCCTGCTGAATTCACAACTGGCTCCTAGGATGCCTGGTCTGGTCTCCTCAGAACCTCTCCTCCAGAATGGGTTTGAGGGGTCCACAGTCACTCTGGAGCCCAGTGTGAGAGGCCAGGGGCTGGGCCAGGCCAACGGGGAGCTCTGGTCAACCTGCTCCCCTCCTACTGCGAGTGAAGGAGGGGGCAGCATTGGAGGCGCAGGGGGGTCGGCCTGCACAACCAAACATACAGTTAATATTCTCAACAGACGgaaacctctctcctctcatacctctGCTGGTCCTATAACCTCCatatcctcctcatcatcatcatcatcctcactcTCTGTCAAcccacacctctctccctccatcctgagTGAGGACACTCTGTGCCCTCACGgaactctttcccccccccctccctccaacgGAAGCCTGAGAGTGGGGGTGAGGCGCATCATGGACTCAGATGAGGACGACTCTGAACCGGATTTGGGAAGCCCGCTAGTGATCCAAGAGAGCCCAGATTCTCCCATGTGCTCCCCTCCCAAATTTCCACGCAGACACCGCCAAATGTCCTCTTCAGAGCTGTTCAGTTCCCcaactccctcctcccctcctctcctctcttgccctcctcctctctcctccaaaccccctccctccatctctcagacATCCTCCATCTCTAAACCCCCCCCTCCAGATGAAGTACCCTCCACCCCCaggtctccctcccctcctcctgccCAGGCCCGTCAGTCCTGGCTGGCTGCCGCCCTCAGTAACCCCAGACCCATCTCTAGCCCTGTGATGGAGGAAAGAAACCCGGAACATGTGATCGAGGAGAGGGACTCACCAGAGAGCCCCCCGTCTGACCAGACAGGTTCTGCTATGTCCACTGTGTCCAAGAGGAGCTCCAGCCCTGCACCAACCTCAGCATCAACTCCACAGGGggctagagagggagaggagcccATGGAGAGTGAGCCTAGCCTGGGGTGCAGGTCAGACAACAGTGAGAAGATGGAGGTTGTGGATGGAAGACAAACAGGAGACACGGAGACGGCTCCGGTCAATTCTACGACAACACCAACAGCCCCCGTTCGCCCACTCAAAGTCCGAATCAAAACAGTCAAGACCCCTACAGGCAGCATCACCAGGACAGTGACACGAGTAGCATCCAAAGGAGCGGGGGGGACCCCCTCAAAAGGCGCAGATGGCTCCAAACCCTCCCCGGGGGGTCGTACAGTGCTCAGCCGGCCCAAGAGGGTGGCATCTCAGCAGCCTCCGCAGCAGAAGTCAAAGGGTGGCAGCCTCCTGCCTGTGTCTACACTCCAGGATGCAAGTACCGCCATGTTGATGGCCGCCAGCAAGGCCCAAAACAAGATGGCCGCCGACAGCAACAAGCCCAAAGTGTTGGCTACGGCTGTCAGCATCACCAAGTCAGCagccctcccctctgtctctcccgcctcttcctcctcccccagaTTCAGTCCAGGGGGGGCCGGCGTGCGCAGCCTGGGTCAGAAGACCCTGAATGGAGGTGTGTCTgtgtccccctcccccctcctcacccctcaggGGGGCAGTAGACCAGCCTCCATAGTGAACAGTACAGGAGCCATTATCTCCAGGAGCCAGTCCAGTCTGGTGGAGGCCTTCAACAAGATCCTCAACAGCAAGAACCTGCTGCCCAGCTACAGACCAGACCTCTGTACACCACTACCACCGGAGTGGGACCTGCCTCTGCCTGCACAGGTAACAGACCTAGGTCTAtatcaggggtattcaactcttaccccatgaggtccggagcctgctacttttctgttctacctgataatgaattgcacccacctggtgtcccaggtctaaatcggaCCCTGGTTAgatgggaacaatgaaaaaatgcagtggaactggctttgggGTCCGGAGTTGAGTTTGATGGGTCTATATCAGCATGGATTCAATATTGCACTAGTAGTGGTTGGGGTAAAAGCGGATGTCCAATTTCTGTTAGACTTTGTGTTCAGTAGACCAATAAATCGCTCTTGTTTatgttgtgtgtttttttatggtcacacaccagataggtgcagtgaaatgtgttgttttacagggtcagccatagtactacggcacccctggagcaaattagggttaagtgcctcgcTCAAGGGCACATATTAATCCCCAAAGGGGACATTTGATTGCGCCAGCCAATACATACAAGACCAATGAATATGCATTGTATCTAGAGACATGTCATCGACATAGGTATCGTATTCATGTTGTTCTTCCTTTGCGTCGCAGGGCTACCGCTGTCTGGAGTGTGGCGATGCGTTTGCCCTGGAGCGCAGCCTGGCCCGCCACTACGACCGGCGGTCCCTGAGGATCGAGGTGACCTGTAACCACTGTGCCAAGCGGCTGGCATTCTTCAACAAGTGCAGCCTGCTGCTCCACGCCAGGGAACACAAGGAGAGGGGATTGGTCATGCAGTGTTCCCACCTGGTCATGAGACCTGTCAGTGTAGAGCAGATGATAGGCCAACAGGACACCACTCCCATCGGTGAGAGAGACTATGTGCTATTACCTTCATATCTCACCTAGGActgtatacatacagtgcattcggaaagtattcagactcttggctttttccatgttttttttagtttacagccttatacttaaatggattaaattgttttcccccctcaatctacacacaataccccataatgacaaagtaaaaacaggtttttagaaatgtttgcaaatgtataaaaaagaaaataatgaaatatcacatttacataagtattcagacactttactttgcagaagcacctttggcagcgattacagcctcgagtcttgggtatgacaatacaagcttggcacacctgtatttggggagtttctcccattcttctctgcagatcctctcaagctctgtcaagttgggtagggagtgtcgctgcacagctattttcaggtccctccagagcTGTTCAATCGGCTTCAAGTCCGGAttctggcagggccactcaaggacattcagagacttgtcccaaagccactcctgcgttgtcatggctgtgtgcttagggttgttgtcctgttggaaggtgaaccttcgccccagtctgaggtcctgagcgctctggagcaggttttcgtcaaggagatcaatgtacttttctctgttcatctttccctcgatcctgactaagctcccagtccctgccgctggaaaacatccccacagcatgaggctgccaccaccgtgcttcaccatagggatggtgccagatttccgtcagacgtgacgcttggcattcatggtctgaaagtcctttaggtgcctttgggcaaactccaagtgggctgtcatgtgccttttaatgaggagaggcttccgtctggccactctacagtaaaggcctgattggtggattgatgcagagatggttgtccttctggaaggttctcccatctccacagaggaactctggagctctgtcagtgaccatctggttctccGTCACTTCCCtaaccaagacccttctcccccgattgctcagtttggccagctctaggaagagtcttggtggttccaaacttcttccatttaagaatgatggaggccactgttcatttttttggtacccttccccagatctgtgcctcgacacaatcctctctctgagctttacggacaattccttcgatctcatggcttggtttttgctctgacatgcactgtcaactgtgggaccttatatagacagctgtgtgcctttccaaatcatgtccaatcaattgaatataccacaggtggactctaatcaagagatgtttgtagaaacatctcaaggatgatcaatggaaacaggatgcacctgagctcaatttggactcatagcaaagggtctgaatacttatgtaaataagctatttctgtttaaaaaatttcatacatttgcaattatttctaaaaaccttttttcaccttgtcattatggggtattgtgtgtagattgatgagggggaaaaataatgtgatcaattttagaataaggctgtaacgtaacaaaatgtggaaaaagtcaagcggtctgaatactttccgaatgcactgtaaagcatctcagagtagcagTGCTGAACTAGGATCAGATTTGACTTTGAGATCATAATGAATATTATATAAccggggggacctgatcctagatcagcactcctactctgagacgctttatgaatactaGTGCAGCGCTGTTTATCAGTACCTATCTACTCTCTTTTCCTCTCACTCTTTTTTTCCTTTTACCTTTCACTCCCCTTCCCCTATATTCCCCCATCTATCTTCCCTTATCTATATTTCCCCCAtctatctccccgtctctctctatgCCTCCTTCAGgcatgctctctccctccctctccacctcctctgtcCCAGCGTCCTCTGCTCTGGCTGTGACTTCAGCAGTGACCCCGGCAACCCTGAGCCCCGCTCCCCAGCTGCagcagccaatcatcagtaagaAGGCGACAGAGCCGGTGCTGTACACCAATAACAAGTGTCCTGAGTGTAAGGTGCAGTTCTGCAGCAAGGCTGAGGTGGCTGCCCACTTCCAAGAGGTCAAACCAGCCCTTAACACTGTGagtagagcagtgtgtgtgttcaaaaATCCACCGAACTTTTTCAGTCTAGACACTGTATGTAATAGCTTGTTTCATGGCTTTTGGAGTACCTGCCTTTACTGACGTGTGCACCCTCCTttccccatctgtctctctccctccagtcctgTACGGAGTGTTCTCCTCCCATGCTCCTTCCTAACGGCTGCAGTGCCTCTGCTCACGCTCGCATCCACAACCCCCGCCCCCCCTACGTCTGCCCAGAGTGTGGGGGTGTGGCCAAGCAGCCAGCCTTTCAATCCCATTTGGAGGAGGCCTGTCTCCATTTCACACGACGCATCGGATACAGGTGACCTTtcacccctcactccctctgtgGTTGAAACAAACCTAGTTACTCCCGTAGACACTGATCTAGGATTAGATTACCTTCCCACCAAATAGGGCTGTAGCGGTCATGAAATTTTGCAAAAGTCGGCCGGTCTCAAGgaaattgaccgttaattaacgtAAACATGTGCACCTTTGGAACGTCAATAtataaaaaagtataataaatctaTGTAatgtacaccatcacaataaattgattatttattttagtcaggtctaaaacattttgatatgaagaaaatgtatttccgAAGAATAAAATTTGAGTTGGGCTACTGTAGGCCTATGCTATCTGGAtatgctccatgccataggctgtaggcttgttcatttagctgacaatATATGCCTTTtattttatatgattttatagtaagaacagtataattgatgatttgagaaaggtagcaaaaaaagcttgcgctctgttccttgcctcgggctgcacagctgttctctcatcaagtgatcatattttcacccatcagactattctcaatttaatattctctttactaatatgtacaatttattttgatttagaatggctcATTATcacaggggcaggggaaaaagacatGTCATCTGTATGCACTCCAATAGTGAATGGAGGCTGCGCGCTTTCCCGCAGGTCCGTTTTGTAGGCTACTTGGGTTTTATAGCAGAGCATGTGCttaatatgagcagctgagaaataaatataacAACACTTATTTCACTCCACACAGGAGCATGCTCCGGCTGCCCTACAGGCATGTTCTGGCTGCCCTGCAGGCATGTTCCGGCTGCCCCGCAGGCATGTTCCGGCTGCCCCGCAGGCATGTTCCGGCTGCCCCGCAGGCATGTTCGGCTGCCCCGCAGGCATGTTCCGGCTGCCCCGCAGGCATGTTCCGGCTGCCCCGCAGGCATGTTCCGGCTGCCCCGCAGGCATGCTCCGGCTGCCCCGCAGGCATGCTCCGGCTGCCCTACAGGTCCTATTctgcccaaactctgtatgccatgggttcTCCAACCCCGTTGCTGTAGCTACCCAGTGCtccatttgagaaaccaagtgaaatctgtttgAGAACATCGATAGTGACATATTTTCGCAACGAAACATATTtcactaaactgttgacagctCGTCTGCACgctggagagaagggaggagatggaaacgcatggtggtgagatattctgtatagctaaaggtaatgtgtcacccaattaattatgaaaatataaaaaatgccctattactaggctattcaaaatcaaattcaCTATCATTGTAGGCTAACTGTAAGCTGCCCTGCACGATAAATGACGCAACAGCATGGCCTAGGCCTAtaggttctctcccagactcatggatagaaatgttggagcgtagcataaggtaaccagtaCATCCAGTATCCATAATAATACAGCCCACACTGAAAGGCCATTACTAGAATTAGTTTAATATTttccattgatgtcagagtggttagagggacaatggagccctgagtaccaggccattaggacctgatgggggGACAAAAGAGCCcggagtaccagaccattaggacctgatggagggacagtagagccctgagtaccaggcaattaggacctgatggagggacagtagagccctgagtaccaggcaattaggacctgatggagggacagtagagccctgagtaccaggccattaggacctgatggagggacaatagagcccggagtaccagaccattaggacctgatggagggacaatagagcccggagtaccagaccattaggacctgatggagggacagtagagccctgagtaccaggccattaggacctgatggagggacagtagagtcctaaataccaggccattaggacctgatggagggacaatagagccctgagtaccaggacattaggacctgatggagggacagtagagccctgagtaccaggccattaggacctga of Salvelinus alpinus chromosome 4, SLU_Salpinus.1, whole genome shotgun sequence contains these proteins:
- the LOC139573222 gene encoding 26S proteasome non-ATPase regulatory subunit 4-like isoform X1 encodes the protein MGLESTMVCVDNSEYMRNGDFLPTRLQAQQDAVNIVCHSKTRSNPENNVGLITMANNCEVLTTLTADAGRILSKLHAVQPRGNISFCTGIRVAHLALKHRQGKNHKMRIIAFVGSPVEDNEKDLVKMAKRLKKEKVSVDIINFGEEEVNTEKLTAFINTLNGKEGAGSHLVTVPPGPSLADALLSSPILAGEGGAMLGLGSSDFEFGVDPSADPELALALRVSMEEQRQRQEDETRRAAVVSAAEAGVPSPTADESDEALLKMSVPQADTATPAMPDFSRMTEDEQIAYALQMSMQGGAEFGAESMDMDTGAPVDSEGAKDEEDYDVMQDPEFLQSVLENLPGVDPNNEAIRNAMGSLASQTGSKPDSKKDKDDEKKK
- the LOC139573222 gene encoding 26S proteasome non-ATPase regulatory subunit 4-like isoform X2; the encoded protein is MGLESTMVCVDNSEYMRNGDFLPTRLQAQQDAVNIVCHSKTRSNPENNVGLITMANNCEVLTTLTADAGRILSKLHAVQPRGNISFCTGIRVAHLALKHRQGKNHKMRIIAFVGSPVEDNEKDLVKMAKRLKKEKVSVDIINFGEEEVNTEKLTAFINTLNGKEGAGSHLVTVPPGPSLADALLSSPILAGEGGAMLGLGSSDFEFGVDPSADPELALALRVSMEEQRQRQEDETRRAAVVSAAEAGVPSPTADESDEALLKMSVPQADTATPAMPDFSRMTEDEQIAYALQMSMQGGEFGAESMDMDTGAPVDSEGAKDEEDYDVMQDPEFLQSVLENLPGVDPNNEAIRNAMGSLASQTGSKPDSKKDKDDEKKK
- the LOC139573223 gene encoding zinc finger protein 687a-like — protein: MGDMKTPDFDDLLAAFDIPDIDAKEAIQSAPEEGGEGSGKVGGSVSGAGVPSPRPSSPTDSPPNSQSEPPVVSVIVKNRVRPDSYEETEESDEEDGDSPGGSGTDPEVETGMGVKGGLLNSQLAPRMPGLVSSEPLLQNGFEGSTVTLEPSVRGQGLGQANGELWSTCSPPTASEGGGSIGGAGGSACTTKHTVNILNRRKPLSSHTSAGPITSISSSSSSSSSLSVNPHLSPSILSEDTLCPHGTLSPPPPSNGSLRVGVRRIMDSDEDDSEPDLGSPLVIQESPDSPMCSPPKFPRRHRQMSSSELFSSPTPSSPPLLSCPPPLSSKPPPSISQTSSISKPPPPDEVPSTPRSPSPPPAQARQSWLAAALSNPRPISSPVMEERNPEHVIEERDSPESPPSDQTGSAMSTVSKRSSSPAPTSASTPQGAREGEEPMESEPSLGCRSDNSEKMEVVDGRQTGDTETAPVNSTTTPTAPVRPLKVRIKTVKTPTGSITRTVTRVASKGAGGTPSKGADGSKPSPGGRTVLSRPKRVASQQPPQQKSKGGSLLPVSTLQDASTAMLMAASKAQNKMAADSNKPKVLATAVSITKSAALPSVSPASSSSPRFSPGGAGVRSLGQKTLNGGVSVSPSPLLTPQGGSRPASIVNSTGAIISRSQSSLVEAFNKILNSKNLLPSYRPDLCTPLPPEWDLPLPAQGYRCLECGDAFALERSLARHYDRRSLRIEVTCNHCAKRLAFFNKCSLLLHAREHKERGLVMQCSHLVMRPVSVEQMIGQQDTTPIGMLSPSLSTSSVPASSALAVTSAVTPATLSPAPQLQQPIISKKATEPVLYTNNKCPECKVQFCSKAEVAAHFQEVKPALNTSCTECSPPMLLPNGCSASAHARIHNPRPPYVCPECGGVAKQPAFQSHLEEACLHFTRRIGYRCSSCQVVFGGLNSVKSHIQTAHCEVFHKCPSCPMAFKSSPSAQSHINTQHPTLTGGQAKMIYKCVMCDTVFTQKPLLYVHFDTHLVKQKVHVFKCPECPKLYAQRSSMLEHIKTTHRGPAVKQEVPVAMAPSPAPPPRVRSSVKTESSDGEEWGREEEEERDGESSKTSPGWSCAPCHARYADREDYITHMAEQHGKILKKFPCSLCENSFSSTSSLRRHIRVKHKGIKRAFHCRLCSEGKRTFSSRLVLERHVQLRHGMSALDTKRGRGAEGADSSSEQDGGSNPPFTVSAEEDGGGGLKTEEEEDDVTEGIIPAKRPRVTSSAPPPQPESGFHCAPCGFTTEDRAVFLDHIPQHRSEALGGGVSLQCLQCGACFASAPSLSRHRFISHRVRDTPPDNHSRHGHNDRSLTSSPGNGGNHGDGSPRGGSLPGSPSSSSHPPTPLGEDGEGRVGCKVCGKRFEKVSDLNTHFRTHGMAFITARKTDKPV